The genomic stretch TAGGCGATACTATCGCTAAAGACCCAACATAAGAGTTGATATGCAAATAGCCCTTTTTCACAAGACAAATATCCAGGAATCTTTGATTCGTGAAATTGAAAAATCTCACGCTGTTAAAGCTATTAACCAAAAAACGCCTAAAACAACCTTAATTGAGTTAAATGAAACTCTCAATATGACTCAAAGAGCTCATTTACGTCATTTGGGTGTTCTGCATGAAACTGATTTGGGATTTATACCCAAACATTTTCATTCATCACTGATCAAAGTTCTCGCAATGGATATGGATTCAACCATTATCAATATTGAATGTATTGATGAAATTGCTGACGCCGTTGGTAGAAAAAAAGAAGTTTCTGAAATTACAGAAGCTGCTATGCGCGGTGAAATTAAAGATTTTAGCGAAAGCTTACGCCGACGAGTAGCTCTACTGAAAGGGGCCCCTGCATCAGCACTTGAAAAAGTTTTCAATGAGCGCCTCCGATTAAATGAAGGTGCTAAAGAGTTAATTGCAAAAGCCCATCAAAAAGGTATTTATACCCTCCTTGTATCAGGTGGATTTACTTTCTTCACGGAAAAACTTCAAAAAGAGCTAAATCTTTCAGAAACTCACGCAAATCAATTGGAAATCGTTGATGGAAAATTAACAGGTAAAGTTGTTGGCAATATTGTTGATGGGGTAGCAAAAGCTGCTTATGTTGAGGCTTGTTGCATTAAGTTAGGCACTAATAAACATGCAGCTGTAACCATGGGTGATGGTTCTAATGATCTACAGATGATGCATGGTGCCGGTCTGTCGATTGGCTATAAAGCAAAACCTGTCGTGAAAGATCAGGCAGATATTGCTTTTGACCATGTTGATTTAGATGCCTGGTTAGATTTACTATAAACAGGTAATAGCCACCTACGGCTAACACTCGAAGGTGAAATAAAAAAGACCGCAAATGCGGCCTTTTTATATGGCATCAGTTAATCAAAGGCGCTCAAATATAACAGCGATACCTTGACCACCACCAATACACATAGTTACCAAAGCGTATTTACCACCCGTACGATGCAACTCATAAATAGCTTTTGTTGCAATGAACGCGCCTG from Polynucleobacter sp. MWH-Spelu-300-X4 encodes the following:
- the serB gene encoding phosphoserine phosphatase SerB: MQIALFHKTNIQESLIREIEKSHAVKAINQKTPKTTLIELNETLNMTQRAHLRHLGVLHETDLGFIPKHFHSSLIKVLAMDMDSTIINIECIDEIADAVGRKKEVSEITEAAMRGEIKDFSESLRRRVALLKGAPASALEKVFNERLRLNEGAKELIAKAHQKGIYTLLVSGGFTFFTEKLQKELNLSETHANQLEIVDGKLTGKVVGNIVDGVAKAAYVEACCIKLGTNKHAAVTMGDGSNDLQMMHGAGLSIGYKAKPVVKDQADIAFDHVDLDAWLDLL